Below is a genomic region from Brassica oleracea var. oleracea cultivar TO1000 chromosome C9, BOL, whole genome shotgun sequence.
TTTGCAAATTATTTAGAAGATATCAAGATTCTGAAAGAAAACTTCACCCGATCAAAGATTATCTATGTACCAAGGATGCAAAATTCAAAAACGGATAGTAGCAACCGTCTTTTGCCGTTCACATGGATCCAGATCAGATCAGGTATATGAATTTGCATTGTTAATGACACAAAAAAAACATTGTTAAATGATCAAAATCCGAAACAACCAAAATGAATCAAATTTTACAAAAAAAAATTGAATGTGCAAAGCCTAATTGAAAACTCAAAAACCCAAAAAACCAAAAAACACGATCTGTGTCCGACCAGGTATCTGAAAAGCTCACACATGAGAGATTCATACTTAAGCCGAAAATGTAAATAAAGTAAATATTGGGGTCAAATGTTTATATTTAAACTTTTTGGTGCCCCATATATAATTTGTTGTTTATTAAGAACCAAGATACGACGTCGTGTTCTCGCAATCACATCGTTAGGTTTTACCTTGTACCTCTCGCTCCTAAACCCTTTCTTCCGTCGCTTGTCTCCGCCACGACGTAGAGAGAGAGAGAGAGAGAGAGAGAGAGAGAGAGAGAGAGAGAGAGCTCAACAATGGCGTCAATCCTCTCGAAGAAGCAGAAGAAGAAAGAAAACTACACCTTGAAAGAGCTCAAGTCACTAGGCTCTGACCTACTCTCATCCCGAGCTCACATCAACAACCTCCCTCTCCTCCTCTCCTTCATCTCGCCGGAGTCTCCGCCTCAGTTCGTGGTGGAATCCCTCCTCTCCCTCCAGTCCTTCTTCACTCCTCTTCTCCCTCAGCTTCCCTCGTCCTCTTCTTCTTCGCCTGCTTCTTCAACGAAACGCCCTCGTTCCGATGAAGAAGACGACGACGATTCGGCAAAGACGGAGACGGATGAAGTCGATGGTGACCCTGAAGTCATCTTCAGAGCTTGGCTGAGATCGAAGTTCGACGAGTTCGTCAAGGTTCTGCTCGATGTTCTCGTCTCTCAACAGTCAGAAGATGCTCTAAGGGTAAACTCTCTTCTTCTAGTATTGCTGTGAAACGTCGTCGTTTCATCTGTCCTTAACGTTTATTTTTTAGGATATTGTTTTGGGCACGTTAATGGAGTTTGTAAAGCTTCTGAATGCTGGAAGATTCCACTCTTCAATCTACCATAGGATACTTAATGCTATTGTAAGTTTCCTTTCAAACATAAATGTGAAAAGTCTCTTCTTTTCTCACTTTTAGTATTGTTCTTTGTAGATTCATTCTGCGGTTGATGTTGATATGTTCTTGGATATACTTAACTCAAAGTACTTCAAGTACATCGATGTCCGGTATGTTGTTGATAACCCACTCTTTGGTTAACATGTCTCCTTTCTTCTGGTTTGCTCATTTGGGAATTGACTCTGAATATGGTTTTATGCTACAGCTATTTTACATACATCAGCATGGAAAAGTTTGTGAAAACTCTGGAAGCCTCAGCTGTTTCTGGTGCGCTTATTTCTTCTTCCCTTCCTGACAAAACAGTGATGGAAAATAGTGAGACTGAGAATGAATTGAAAGACAGGTTAGTATCAGTTTCTTCCAGACTGTTTGAATGTAACTTTTTATGCTCTTTTTCTGTTGTTGATGATCTTGGAATAATTTTTATTTTTGTAGCCTGGAACTCTCTATTCGCAAGATCTATCAAGTTTTATCTCGAACTCCACCACCTCACAAACAAGCTGAAAAGTCTGACCTTGAGATGTGGAGTGGTTCAGGTGACTATTTCCCCTTTAACTATTTGTTTCAATTAGATTTGCTAATAAGGATTATGGGTATTATCAGATGAAAGTAGTAGTGAGAAACCGAAAGGTAAAAAGAAAAAGAGCAAGGATCAAGACAGCAATGTGAGTTTTCATTCATTTGCAAGTTTTGCTAAAACATACTGAATCCTTTTGGCTTCTTAATATTGTTCTGTCAAAACTGTAGCTACTTTCTCCCACTACAATTGCCAAGAGGATGAAGCTCAAGTTCACTAAAGCATGGATCTCTTTTCTCAGACTGCCTCTTCCCCTTGACGTTTACAAGGAGGTTAGCTTCTTTACTCTCACAACTAACCTTTTTCTGGAATAAACTTACTAATATGCTATCTTTTGACGATCAGGTTCTTGCTAGTATTCACCAGACTGTCATTCCCCATCTGTCTAATCCTGCAATGTTATGGTTGGGCTTATATACCAAAGCTTTTGCTGTTCTGTATATTGTTTCCTTTTGATAATCGCTTATATATATGTTTCATAATACAGCGACTTCCTAACAAAATCATATGATATCGGAGGAGTTGTCAGTGTGATGGCTCTAAGCAGCCTCTTCATCCTCATGACCGAGCATGGTCTAGAATATCCCAACTTTTACGAAAAGCTCTACGCGTTGCTGGTTCCTTCGGTCTTTGTGGCCAAGCACCGAGCAAGATTTCTTCAGGTATTGCTGGATTTGAGTTTACTGATTTATAATCCGTTATCCTTCTCTCTAATATCTGAAACGCTTTCTGCAGCTTCTTGACGCTTGCCTTAGGTCATCACTGCTTCCAGCATATCTGGCAGCTTCATTCGCAAAGAAACTTAGCAGATTGTCACTCTCTGTTCCTCCCTCGGGATCACTTGTCATAACGGCTTTGATCTACAACCTGTTGCGTAGACATCCTACAATCAACCATCTCGTTCATCAGGTATGAAAGTATTGCAAAAAAAAAAGAAAGCATGTTACAAGATGGGAAAGTGACTTACTTCTAATATGATTGTCCCTCACGACTAAACAAAAGAACTTATAGAAAGCATGGATTTACAAATGTGGTCGCTCTTGTTGCAGGAACCCGTTGACAATGCCAGTGAAGCCAATTCAGAGGCTGAGGAAGACAATGAGAGCAGCAGACCAAAGACTAACAAAAAGCTTGGTATGGACTATTTCAACAACCAGGAAACTGATCTCAAGAAAACTGGTGCCATGAGTAAGTATTTGACACTCCCTGTTTTTTATATGTATTTTTCACCCCTATGTAGAATTTGTAATGGTGGCACTCTAGCATAACGAGATATATTAGGTTTGATTAAAATGCTATGTTCTCTAGATTCACCTCACAAAATGAAAGTTCTGATTGCGAGGTTGTGTTTTGCTTCCTGTGAGGCCATTTCCTTAGAGAAGTGACGGTTTTTTTCATTATTTGTTAACAGGAAGTTCCCTTTGGGAGATTGACACATTGCGCCACCATTACTGCCCACCTGTTTCAAGGTATATATTTTACTCAATAAACGATACCATACACACAAAAAAAAAAAAGTTAAAAGTTTGATGATATCTCTCTTTTCTTTTCCTGTTTAGGTTTGTTTCATCGCTGGAAACTGATCTGACAATCAGAGCGAAAACCACTGAAATGAAAATAGAAGATTTCAGCTCTGGTTCATATGCCACCATCTTCGGGGATGAGGTAATTAGAGCCATCACTTAAAGACTTTTGGTCTCCATGTATAGACAAACTAACTGTGGGGAGATATGTTTATAAAAATTGGCAGATTCGAAGAAGGGTGAAACAAGTTCCATTAGCCTTCTACAAAGCAGTTCCAACATCTCTGTTTGAGGATTCTGATTTTCCAGGGTGGACATTTACCATTCCTCAAGAGGAGGGCAAATGCTGATATCAGAAGAGTAGCCCCAGCTCATGAAGTAAAAACACTGCCGGTATTGGAAGTTTTGTGATACACAAGTTTTGTTGTTCCGATATAGTTTTTGGTTTTTTGATACTGAGTGTGTCGTTAGGCGTTGCATCCACACTATAGCACCACACATTCGCGTTGAAATTATTTATTTTTCACCAAAAAAACAGAGAAAAATTCTGTTTGCTCCTTAATAAGGTTGACGCTGTGAAACCTGGATGGTCGATGCTAAACCTATAATAAGAAAAATAAAAATATTTGTAAATTAAATTATAAACCTATAATAAGATTATACATTTACTAATCATTCAATGCATAAACTCAACTCCAAAACTACTCGGAAGTTGTAAGACAAAAGTGGTATCTTTTCTAGTTCGGTCTAGAGGTTTGTGGTTAAACATTGTTTCCCTGGTCAGGTGTGAATGGAAAATGTCGATATTTAGTTCTGAGCTTCACTCCAATGATCATGATTTTTATTACTCTTGAGTTAGTTGAATTGAATTTCAACAAGTTTTGTTGCTGTTGGTCATTAACCATAAACAGAATTAAGTTCTCATGGGAGGGCACAAAACATATGTTATCCAAGAAGCATTAATCATGTATGCATGATCCTTGTCCCCCCCTTCCCAAAGTCGCACTCTAATGGTTAAGTAGCTGTTAAGAAAAGAAAGCTTAAAAGATTCAGAAAAACAAACAAGAAGAAATACTGTAGAGGATCATTTAAGAGCTTTCTCAGTGTCTTTAACCATTCATCATTGTGTCTCCTGGTGATCATGTCTTGGTCCTCTTGGAGCTTGGTTTCTTCAAATATTGGACAGAGTAGGTTGCCAACAGAGAATCATCTAAAGTCAGCATAAAAGTGGACAAGTTTTCCGGTCCGGTTCAGTTCGGTTTAGAGAGATTCAAATGGTTAAGCCGTTAATTTCAATGTCAGATACTGTATCTGAATCTGATCTCACACTCCACTTTAAAATAATCAGCTAAAAAAAAAAAAAACAGAGCACATAAGGTTAGGTGGTCACGTTTGTTCAACTCTTATATCTCAGCTTACGTTTGATCTCACCGACCTACCTGTGTTTCATCAATGGCGACTCTCTGCTTCCAATCTCCCTCCAAACCCATCTCCTACTTCCACCCCAAATCCAAACCCTCTCCGCCCCTTCCCACCAAAGTCTCCCTCTTTCGATGCAGAGCCTCCGTACAAACCATCGTCGCCGTCGAACCGGAGCCCGTCTTCACCTCCGTCAAGACTTTCGCCCCCGCCACCGTCGCTAACTTAGGACCCGGCTTCGACTTCCTAGGCTGCGCCGTCGACGGCCTCGGCGACCACGTGACTCTCCGCGTCGACCCCTCCGTCCGCGCCGGCGAGGTTTTGATCTCCGAGATCACCGGAACCACGACCAAGCTCAGCACGAACCCTCTCCGGAACTGCGCCGGGATCGCCGCCATCGCGACGATGAAGATGCTGGGGATCAGATCGGTCGGGCTGTCGCTGGATTTGCACAAGGGCCTCCCTTTAGGTAGCGGTTTGGGCTCGAGCGCGGCGAGCGCCGCGGCGGCGGCGGTGGCGGTTAACGAGATCTTCGGCCGGAAGCTAGGGAAGGGAGAATTGGTTTTAGCCGGTTTGGAGTCGGAAGCGAAAGTCTCCGGTTATCACGCCGACAACATCGCGCCGGCGATCATGGGCGGTTTCGTTCTGATTAGGAGCTACGAGCCGCTTGATCTGAAGCCGTTGAGGTTCCCGGAGGATAAAGAGCTTTTCTTTGTCCTGGTGAGCCCCGAGTTCGAGGCTCCGACCAAGAAGATGAGAGCCGCGTTGCCTACCGAGATTCCCATGGTTCACCACGTCTGGAACAGTAGCCAGGCGGCGGCTTTGGTCGCGGCGGTGCTGGAAGGGGACGCGGCGATGCTCGGGAAGGCTTTGTCGTCGGATAAAGTCGTGGAGCCGACGAGGGCTCCGTTGATTCCCGGGATGGAGGCTGTGAAGAAGGCGGCTTTGGAAGCCGGGGCGTTTGGATGTACGATTAGTGGGGCTGGACCGACGGCTGTGGCCGTGGTTGATGCGGCGGAGAAAGGGGAGGAGATCGGTGAGAGGATGGTGGAGGCGTTTATGAGAGGTGGGAACTTGAAAGCTGTTGCTTGTGTGAAGAAGCTTGATAAGATTGGTGCTAGGCTTGTTAGTAGCATCTCCAGGTGATTTGAGACTTATGTTTTTGAAAAATTTCATGGGATTTGGAATAGTTCTTCTTCCTATGTAAGTTACAGATGATAATAAAGATGCCAACTTTAGACTTTGTATCCCACAAAGATTCATGGGACAATGTTCTCTGACATTGTGGGCTTGATGGGAGTTTTGATTGGATGTTCAGTGGTGTAGGGGTATGTGATTTCAAATAATACTGTTGTAGCTCTCATGTGTTTCGACTGAATTGATGTATGAGAATAGTTAAGACCTGTTTGCAAAGCATACCGAGCTTGCCGGGTGTAAGTGACATTGTCACAATCAGGCCTTGTGTTAATAAAAGATCACTCTCCTAATCAAATTCCCTAATCAAGAAGATACAAGAGAGAGCTGGAAGACCTGAAGCATGTTAATAAACACTGTTTGCAACTCTGATAATTTGATCAGTGAAGCATAATAAGCACACATCCACTCAAAGAGGGAATCAGGCAAGATGAAGATAGTATTATGTATTACATGAACACAAGAGCACACGATAAGAAAGAACAGTCAAATACTTTTACATTTTATGATAAACTTCCAAAGTTCTTAAAAATACAAATTTCTATGATTCTGTTATTCAAAAAGTCCCTTTACATTTTTGTTGAACTTTTGTTATACCAAGTTGATGGTGGTACCTCACTATTTTTGTATAATCTTCTGTCCTATTGAAGCTATAAAATTTAGAGATGAAAGGTCTTTGCTGGCTAATCTCTTTGTCTCAGACTTACTCTGCTTGGCCGTCACTTAGCAATCATCTTTGAGTCTTTATCTCTTCAAATGCGTTTGTTCAACCGTTGGATTTGGATTGTAAGGAAAGTGCTAATGAATGATGTTTTTGCTGTAAACGGAAACTATAATCAACAACTGATTGAGGTAAAACTCAAAAAAAGAAAGTGTATGATTTATCTTTATGATGATACTAGGCACGACCTTGTCTGAACAGAAGAGAAGATTGATTATTCTTCTTTGATTGCTCAAAAGCTTCACTGTGGAACCATATCCAGGACCAGAACTGCACGAAACAATTATAATTTGGGTGTACTGTTTTACTTTCGAAAAAAAAAATCTATATCTATCCTATACTAAAAAGGGTTATATGAAGAGTAGAAAGGGTGTCCACGTCAGCCAATTAATTATGGCCAATCATGAAGCTCTGTTTTGCCATGTCATACATGCTCTTAGTCGAGACAGATTTTCGCAGGCCTTTAATTCCGGGCTTCAAATATTGCGTAGCCCAATTTAAATCAGCACAACTCCCGACTATGTCGCTCGCCTCTTCCACTTCATCATCACCCTTTCCGATTCTGCAAATCGACGTTTCTTGGAGTTATTACGAGCCATGCTATCCTTCCATCTTCTTTTGGTTTAGCACTTATATAAACTCCTTCACCTAATCTTTGCTCCAACCACAACAATATAGAAAATTCCTCACCTTTTCCCTTACTGTATTCTCACTATATAAGTCCATTGCGATATTCAGCGCAGGAATTTGGTTTCACAAAATACTCTAATTGGTTGAGTATAGTTACCCACTATGGATGTTGATGTTAGATTTACTCGGAGAACAAAGGATATGTGATGTGTAGTTTTAACTAATTCTAAATCTTGCCTGAGAAAAGTGAAACTGAATCTCTCTAAATTAGAGGTTATATGATTTTTCTAATGAGCTGCATTTTTGATAATTCGTATTCATATGATTCAACTGCTTTAATCAACAATTTTGGTATGTAATGCATATTAAATAGAGTTGTGTCCAAGCTTTTCCATTGTAGGGAGATATACAAAGCTTCTGGTAACGAAGATTAAAAATGATGAGTGAGAGGACCTTAAGCTCTTGGAAACTCCTGCTTTATCTGCAAGAAAGGTAAGTGCTAACCATAGCATTTTCATGTTAAGTGTTTTATGCAATTTTCACTGTGTCTCGATTATTTGCAGCCATCATGGGTAATGGGTTACATACGAAGAATTTGGCATGGGCTTCACTGAAATAAAGGCTCCGCCAGTACATACTACTTTACAAAATGTCTTGGCAGGTGGTGTCTTCCCAGTTGAAGCAAATGGGGATAGATCTACTGTTAACCTGCAGCCTGAGTCTTGCGGCAAGGACCTGTGACAAAAACTAAACCACCAGATGAAAGAATGATTAATATTCCTTCAAAATCTGATCAAGGATATCCATAATCAAAGCGAAGCAGTCCATCAGATGGTCAACCATCCATGTCTACGAAACCAATGGATCAAAAGAAAGCAAGATGAATCACCCAAAATATCTGATGAGAACTCTAACAAAGCTGGCTCCAAGAATTCCGAAACCGAGGTATCACTGTATCAGTGTGTTTTTCTCTTTTATTTGTTTACATTAGCAACCCCTTTACTTATGAACTCCAAAGTTGTCATTAAGCCTTAACAGAAATTACTTAGGAAAATTAACCCATTGTACTTTCTTGACAATCTCATGATTAAAAGACTGTTTTTGAGAAAGTGATGAATAGATAGTTTGTATTTGGGATTACAGTATAGATGTATGGACTGTGTATAACCTATCCGTTTACGTGGGTTCTATGTTGTGAGTTAGAGCGCTAAGGTCGTGATTTAGTCCCATAATAGGAAAAAATATACATTCTCTGCCTTCACTCCAACGGTTCGAGTCGGACCTATCCCCACCCTTTTTAATTTTCGAAGTTGCTCGGTAATCATTTTCAGCTTATCAACATTTCATGTAGATTTTGAACCTCAACTCTATATCATGTATAATTTATATTTGGTTGGCAGGTGATTAAAGCCTTCTTCCAAACGAGGTGCATCGCTTGCGTCGATGAAGAAATCAATAAAACAAGATTTTTTAGAAGACGATGGAAAGTCCGGTAAAGCTGTTGGAACATCCACACCTGACAAAGGTGTTATATATTTGGAGAGGAGGCAGGCATCTTTGGCTTTGACCAAAGCTTCTCCCGACATATCAGCCAATTGTAGCTTAGCTACTGGTTCGTCCAAAGTTTTGGTGTTAAGCACAAAATCATTAGACGTTCATAGAGTCTAATGAGAGCTCAATGGACCTTTTAGGAATTCTAACTTTTAATCCTTCGTGCATTCAAAGATGGTGTTGTAGTTTTATTAAATTCACTTTCTTCGAAATGAAGAAAATATGAAGTAATATTTACCTTAATAGTTTATTTTATTTTCTTTTGTAAAATAATATTCTAAATATGTTATATCTCTAATTAATTATTAATAACACCTTTCACTATTTTATGCTCACTCATGTTACTAAATTGTTTTATTTTAACGATAATCTGACATAATTATCATTTAATATAAATGAAATATTATCATACAATAAATTGATTATATAACATGAATAAACAAACATATAGTATCATATTTAAAAAAAAATCAATATGTATATATTTCTTCTATAAGTGATTAACAAAAGTGTTTTGAAATAAAATATTAACTTATTTATCTTTGATTATTCTTAAATAGGGTAAGAATTCTTAAAAATGAATATTCTCATATTCTTCGATATACATAACTAAATAGATAAAAGTCGAAACTTTAAAATTAATTGGATAATATTAACGTATATAATATATTTTACAAAATATACAAAATAAGTAAAGAGTTCATCTTCAAAAATGAAAATGTGAATAGTATATCTTCAAATGTGAATTAACATTGTTCATTATTCATTTTAAATTAAGAAATGGAATAGGATTGAAGCAAAAAAAAATACTCTGAAATGAATCAAAAATTAAAATAGGGTTGAAGATAGTTAAAATTACGGGAGAATTGCCAAGTGTGACTCAAAACTTGGAGTCAAACCCAAAACAATACCCCAACTTGGGTCAAAGACAAAAGTAACCTAAAAGGCTATTGAAATTACAACTATCCCCTTGTGACCAAACAAAAAAAACGGAATTTTTTTTACGTTTCTACCCCTCGCAAGTCGTCTAAACAGACGACTTGAAAATAAGTCGTCCAGACGACTTAACTGAAAGTCGTCTGGACAGTTAGTCTTAAACATAATTTAAAAATTTTGTAAAAAATATTTTGATAAGTGAAAAATGGGAATTATGTAATTAACATATGTCTTAGGAGGTATAAATTAAGATATAACAAATTTCAATTGTTTTCAGCATAGATGAGTGAAAGTAGTGAGTCATGATATTCTTAAGTTTATGTTTCATCAACATATGTTGTAGTATTGTATGTGTTCTTAGGGTTAGATTTTGGAAAGCATTAAAACCGTTTTTGAAAATTTTTAAAATTACTTATGCGTGTTCATTTCTGTGTATAGTAAACACTATTTAAGTATAATTTGATTTTATAACGTGGTTAGTTAGTTAATCTAGTCATTTTAGTTTAGGGGTTCATTTTAGGGTCTAGGACGACTTAATATTTTGTCGTCTGAAAACAGACGACTAAATATTAAGTCGTCTGTTGTACATTATCAGCCAGAATAAGTCGTCTAAACCGGACCAAACCTTAAAGTTTACCAATGTAATTTTAAAGCTAACCGGATTATTTACCCAATATATAAGGTGATTTTTATTTTTTTTGTTTCATTTTTCGCGAAATTCAGAAACCCTAACAGTTCTCCCTCTCAAAGGCGATTTCGAATTCCCACGATTTCCGAACAAACCATCGTTCTCAACATCGGCTATCTATCTCACTTCATTCTCACCGTTGTCGCCGCAGCTTCTTCTAACCCTAGCCGCGCCGATTCCTCTAAACCCTAGCGCCGCCGATTCCACTATTTCCGAACAAACCGTCGCCCTCGCCACCGTGGTCACCAACGTTCTAAACACTAGCGCCGCCGCTTCTTCTAAACCCTAGCGCCCTCCTTTGACCCTAAAGACTTTGCTAGGTGCAACGCGAAGAAAATGAGGGATAATATGGCGGTGGATATATGGAAGGAGCTTGTTGATCAGCATCTGAAAGAAAATGTGGATGGTGAT
It encodes:
- the LOC106313618 gene encoding uncharacterized protein C1604.06c-like; the encoded protein is MASILSKKQKKKENYTLKELKSLGSDLLSSRAHINNLPLLLSFISPESPPQFVVESLLSLQSFFTPLLPQLPSSSSSSPASSTKRPRSDEEDDDDSAKTETDEVDGDPEVIFRAWLRSKFDEFVKVLLDVLVSQQSEDALRDIVLGTLMEFVKLLNAGRFHSSIYHRILNAIIHSAVDVDMFLDILNSKYFKYIDVRYFTYISMEKFVKTLEASAVSGALISSSLPDKTVMENSETENELKDSLELSIRKIYQVLSRTPPPHKQAEKSDLEMWSGSDESSSEKPKGKKKKSKDQDSNLLSPTTIAKRMKLKFTKAWISFLRLPLPLDVYKEVLASIHQTVIPHLSNPAMLCDFLTKSYDIGGVVSVMALSSLFILMTEHGLEYPNFYEKLYALLVPSVFVAKHRARFLQLLDACLRSSLLPAYLAASFAKKLSRLSLSVPPSGSLVITALIYNLLRRHPTINHLVHQEPVDNASEANSEAEEDNESSRPKTNKKLGMDYFNNQETDLKKTGAMRSSLWEIDTLRHHYCPPVSRFVSSLETDLTIRAKTTEMKIEDFSSGSYATIFGDEIRRRVKQVPLAFYKAVPTSLFEDSDFPGWTFTIPQEEGKC
- the LOC106312970 gene encoding homoserine kinase, with the translated sequence MATLCFQSPSKPISYFHPKSKPSPPLPTKVSLFRCRASVQTIVAVEPEPVFTSVKTFAPATVANLGPGFDFLGCAVDGLGDHVTLRVDPSVRAGEVLISEITGTTTKLSTNPLRNCAGIAAIATMKMLGIRSVGLSLDLHKGLPLGSGLGSSAASAAAAAVAVNEIFGRKLGKGELVLAGLESEAKVSGYHADNIAPAIMGGFVLIRSYEPLDLKPLRFPEDKELFFVLVSPEFEAPTKKMRAALPTEIPMVHHVWNSSQAAALVAAVLEGDAAMLGKALSSDKVVEPTRAPLIPGMEAVKKAALEAGAFGCTISGAGPTAVAVVDAAEKGEEIGERMVEAFMRGGNLKAVACVKKLDKIGARLVSSISR